The genomic interval CTCTTTATAAGCTACTCTTGGTTCCTACTCATTAAACATAGACAATGATGGGAGCACCTTTTGGGTAAGGTTTTTCTTATTCTCTTATGTCTTGTACATCTTGTTTTGCCTGTTTaattttaagaagaaaaaatagtAAAGCAAGGGAAGCAACTCTTTTTCTTATTCTTGCTTTGCCTCCCAATTCCAGATGGactagaacaaaaaaaaatttgtaaagtCTCACTCATAGACAATTAATTTCGTTTTTGTCTAGATTTGCTAGTACCCCATTTATGCATTtcattttttctcttttgtACTTAGACGCACTGATGAACGCACAAGGTCACACTTTTCAAAAGCCCTTTACAATCATGGTTTTTTCTCTATGTATATCCTTAGTCACGCAAATGCAACTTAGTTTTTTGTCAATGTAAACAAACTATCGTGGTTTTCTTTAACATTATTCTTATGTAGTTTCATATTTTAGAAACTACAATCCAATGTTATAAAGATTAACAGAGGCATCGAAAAGCACAAAAGAATACTTAAGCATTAGGCCAATTCCAAATAGGTACCGCTCCCAGCCAATTCCTCAATTGGCTAGCCCCTGTATCCAAGAATCCCTTCATCACCATTGATATAACATATCGATGATTGAATAGGGGTTGTGTGTAGATATTCAGGGTCATATAATATCAGCCCCTTGTCATTTCCTGTTGTAGAGTGTATTTTGATGATCGTATACAATTTTGCTATATGAGTTTTGTTCAATTCTCttggttttgatttgggtttttTGAGTTTTTCCACTTTTAATGTTTCAGATCTTTGAAATTTGCTTTGTGTTTTTCACACTTTTCAAAAACCCATTACAACTCGCTATCAAAGTTTTTGACAAATATTTTTTACCCATAGTTGATCGTTCGTACTAACTCCTTTAAAAATGCTACAGTGCAATCTATTATTTGCTTATTGTTGTATTCTTTTCAGCACTAGTAGTCTAGTATTCTTGTTAGATTACATACATATTGCCAAGCCACTCCTCAAGgtcattgtttttattttaatggaattgttttcattttttaatggaaaaaattgtaaagtttttcttcttttcagAAGCGCTCTTCAATTCTGTTAAGTTTTCTTTGACTACGTTAAAAGGATTTGATCAGCCATGGCATAATAAAACTGAAGGATTGATAATAACGAAAGGGTAAATTTATCTCTCTtcaattttattctttttttgttttctgcTTCTTCTTGTTTATAACTTTATTTTGGGTTATTTTCGCTCAAGTTGTGAAGAAGAGTCTCCCTAAGCCCGCATCGTCCGAGTTCATCAAGTGATCTAATCCTCTGAATTTAAAGTTTCAATCGATCTGTACCTATCTCCACTCAACAAACTCCAGCAATTTGTCAGGCTGCGAGTGAGTATCTCTGATCTTCAAGTTGTTGTTTGAGGTTTACTGTTTGTGCTATGAACATTGTTAGTGTTGTCTTTTGTGAGCATTTCAATCTCTATTTAGATTATTAGTCAGTTATATAACTCTGAGTTCTAAATTAGCAATGTGtcttcttgatttttttttttttgtttttctcttcTTGATTCTGtgctatataattttaatttattaatgaaTCTCTTTACGGAACGAAATACTAAAATTATGTTTATTTGACTCTCAACCTTTATATGAGGAGTTAATTATCAAAGAAAGTGCTGCTTGTATTTTAGAATAGAATTCTATTTATCGATGTTTTCAACTCTATTGTAGTTactgatattttttttgttttttatggaGTTGTGGATAttgtcttctttttttttttctttcattgttCCATTTTTTGTGCCACTTTATTTGAaggaaataattcaactttttgAATATGCCCACATTCATACCAAAGATTTTACAAATAAGACACATGTTTTCGTATTTATTGAGGCCATATACTAGAAAATAAGAACAACCGTAATGTATAACAAGGTTGTACAATTTCTTTTCCGGGAAAAACTTACCTAAAAAAACCAAATTTCTCAGCATGGTGAAAAGTTTTTGCCTAAATTTTTGTTGCCCTATGCAAATGAATTCTTGACATAGTGATTTGTCATTGTATTTTTTGCTTCATATGCGAAAGACATAATAATACATATAGCTATTTTGAGTTTATTGAAAGTAGTAGAATTTCAAAATGACAGATTTATTGGTTGAGAAGTGAAGTTAGGTTTCCTGAGGTATGAATTTTTGCTCCAAGTATGGGCATTCAATGAAAGTGGCTTTTATACGAGTTAGACTATACTGAACAATTCGGTAGTTGTTTATTTCTTTGAGAAACCTTTTTATTTATGAATGATTTGAACCAATAACATTTTACTCATTTCTGTTAGTTTTGTATTTGTTCATTTTTTGTACTAATTCTATTGATAGGAATATAGTACAGGTACATTAATGCTAAACACTAAGGACTATGAATATTGATCAAATTATGATAAGCTTTAGCATTTTtaccaaatttatattttatgttgGTTGTAtctgaatttaaaaaaaaaatggattttATACATATCTTTTAATTAGTGTCGCGGATATCATATCTGATCGGGGTAGAACATGGTTAGAATTTGAGATTAAAACAAGAAATTGCCAATTACGTAGGGAGGCTCTTTGACATGTTCTACCTAAATTGCGAAGAACAAATCGGAGGAAACATAGCTTTCGAGCACCAAAACATGTAGAAGAGAGTATAAAACATTGCAGCTAGACTGAAAAGGgaagaaattaatattaatgatattgtttttttttccttaacatgtaattatattgttttattGGTAAACTTAGTTGTTTATTCCTTTTGAAAAAATCCATATTTATGTAGTTATGCTTTTGATATTGGTTTATTTCTCTTTTCCCTCCTTTTATTCATCTACTTGTTCGTTTTGTCTTTTTCTTTTCAGTTGACGCATAGGTTGTAAGAATATCCTCTGTGGATAGATATTTTCACAATTGAAGATAGTATCATATATTATGGTTGAGAATAGTGTTATATTAATGACGGTTTCAATTGGTTTGCTTGAATTATTTCTTGTAAATGTTGTTAGTTTTGGGCCTACTTGTGTCTATAAAGATGGAAATGCTATATGACAAAGTATGTACTTCACCTTGCTTTTCATTTCTCTTCATGTTTTGtgtaatttatgttatttttgagtattttattttttggttgttgGTAGATCTAATTTGTATGAATTATAGATTTGTTGCagttatataatgaaaagaatGGGGGATGCTACAGATAGGGAGACATCCTTTATTTGTAGTCGATGCTCGCCGGGTAGAGTTGTGTCGATTATTAGTCAGCTTAGCAGTGAGCAAAAAACTTTAGTTAACGAAATTGGATTTGGTAACTTATTGGgtttaaagaaatgtaatttgaAGAGGAAATTGATCCAGTGGTTGGTAGATAATTTCAATGTAGAAGATGGTTGTTTAAGAGTCCATGGAAAAGTGTATGAAATGAATAGTcatttattttcatatattacTGGTATTCATGATGGTGGGGAACACTTATCGGATTCCAAATCTGATAATTGTAATGATGGGCGGATATTGATCTCTCACTTGGAAGAGAAGTTGAAATGCAACAACAAGACTGATATGGGGTTTGTCCATCAGTTCTTACTTTTTATTGTCAGTGTGTTCTTGATGCCTAACACAACAGTTTATGCGAGTCGGGATTACGAGGCTCAAATATTAGCATTGAAGGATTTAGCCAATGTGCGAAGAATTAATTGGGCTTCAATGTCGTTTAAGTATCTCGTGATGGGTTTGAGTGCATTCAAAAGAAGTAGTTCAAAATATGTTTGTGGTTGCTTGTACTTTTTGCAGGTAAATAAATTGTTTAATAGAATAATTctttaaattttacttttaatagTTATTGTAGTTAATTCTTATTATTTCTtggttgatattttattttattatttgaataatttataggTTTTCTATCTTCATCATGTGCGATGCAGTGAATCATTTGTAGACAGAAGTTTATGTCCGATTTGGTGGTGGTCTGATTGTGAAACTAATAATATGATTGAATGGATTGATAAGAATGGGGGATTAGGCTCTTCGACAGTAAGTTAGTTGTGTCCACGAATTGTTCTTTACTTTATGATATGACTGTTGTTAGTGAAGTCAtgaatgctttttttttttatagataaaCATGCGAGAAATCTTAAGTGCATTCGACATGGATAATGTTGTTCGCAGCCTCTCCCATCTTTGTTGTAGGGTTGAAAATTTAGAGAAAGTTTACTTAGAATTACAACCCAATGTTTTGAAGGAACCTAGTAAAGtctgtttgaaattttttcgcGCTAAACCATATTTTACAATGAGAGAGGTTATAATGGACGAGCAGGATTATCATTGTCATTACTTGAGGGATTTTTATCCTATGATTATGGAATCAAATATTGGAAGTTTGGGGACAATGACAATAAAGATTTTGTTATGAATGATATTGAGAAAAATGAACAAAAAGACAAAGTGAACATAGTTGTGAGACTGATGCAAGATGGGAGATGTTGTGTCAAGTATGTTTGGAGTCAAATTTTAGTAATATGATTTCATTGTATAAGAATAGTGATAGTTTGAGGGTCGGTGCATTTAATTTGAGTCATCGCTTGAGTGAAGAAGATTTTTCCTTGGCATTATACATGTTTGATCTTATACTAAGTGAAAGGTAATTGATGTATATTTGgacatttttatttgataaactTAAATTAGCATTGTGTTACAATGTTTgtagtttattttgttattttttttagtgaggTGTTAGTGGAGAATCCACAGTTTGTTGTGCAAAGAATACATTTTCTAAGTTTAAGGCCACACCATCATGTCCATAGAAAGGTATGTGTTATAAAAGTTTGTTTTTGTTAATATTTGCATCTAATATACATTGTATTActgatttttttgggtttttttttggtattagaTAATTgatgcttattcaagttttttgTACTTTATTCATTTGAGAAAATTACGGTCGAGCAATACATCTAATGGAATTATGTTTCTCCCCAGTTTTTATCCTGGACaggtaatatatttattttatttatgttgattaTATTTCATCTTGGGAGTTAGTTTGTTAGATATGTATTGAGCTGTTATAACTTAGTGTACGTTTTGAGTTTAGCTCACTCGCAAGAGTTTTTGTGAGATGGTTGTTAAATGGTGTAAATGTGGTGAAGAAGAGTCATGGAAAACATTGATTGTGCGGATGGAATTGGTATGTAACATTTAACCACACTTTTTGTTTCTTTTGACCCAACTTAATTTTTGCATGATTTTTTTCTTGATGTCATACTATATTGTCGTTGCGGTAATggttttataaaatctttttagGTAGTTGTTCCTCTGATGGACGTGGTGAACAATCATGTGATTTTGGTTGTAGTGAATTTAAACAAAAAGTTTGTGACAATATGGGATAGTAAGGACGATTTGAAGCTACATTTGCATAAGCAGGAATTAGTGCTTGAACTGGTAATTGATTCATTACAGCAAGTTTGTGTGGATTTGATGATATtcattattttgatttaatgaatgtttaatatttatattgttataGTTAGAAGTGCTTGATGATTTGTTTTTGGTGGAAGTTTGGAACTGCTTTGGCGTTGGATGGAAATTTTCAAATTCGATGATAATTCCTGGTCCAAGTTTACCTCAGCAGACTGCAGTTAGTGATTGCGGTGTATTTGTGATAAAGTACATGAAAATCCTTTCTGAATGGAGGAACATGTGTGCAGAGGTTGGTGTTGTATTTGAAGAAATTATTACATTTATGCTGTTTAATATAATTGACTTattcattgatttttttggTAGTTTGACCCACTTTCCGAGCGACTAGCAGTCTCACTGGAGTTGGTGGCTGGAGATAATAATCTTGTTAAATTTACTGTTTCTAAAGATGCTACTGAACACCATCAACATCAACTAAGACAAGGAGACATTAGTAGTAAAAGGCAGCGGTGTCGTTCTCCAAAGAAATTGTTGCCTTTATCCAAATTTTCTAGTAAGAAAAAACGAAGGAGATATTGGCAAAGGTTTGCTTCATACAAGAAAACAAGAAAATGAGTGAAAGGGTACTGATTATGTAACTAATAAGTTTATATAATGGTAAATGTACTTTCAATTTATATGAGTCCTAAGTAAACGTTGGAGAAGTctatttgtttttcttaatatttaactGTGGGCCTTTTTGTTTTAATGTTGGAAATGTTGATAGGTAGTCCATTGTATGGTATGAGGCTTCTATTTAGTTTATAAATGTGGATCACTTGCTCATCCTATGGGTACTATGTGCAATATGATGTACTAAGACATTAGTTACAACTCCCTACAGTTTATTTTAGGTTATATCTTATGTTTATATTTGCTTTTGAGATAACATTTTCATGGAAATATGGCTAAAGTAGTAGCCACATTCCCTTGAAATTGTTGTAGTGGAACCGATTGTTAGTTTAAGTAGCATGATagtgttttttcttttcatctatTATGTGGTATGAAATTAGTTTTGTGTTAACTGTTATGGAATCATGTAATGAACTTGTAAGAAATTAGTTATGTGTTAACTGTTGTTATTAGAATCATGTTGTGATGGGTGTTTATGAATCTAGCTATGATACCAAACTTAATTGCATATAAACTTTTGTATGGTCTTAAGTAATAATTATAAAAGGCTAAACCTAATGGTAATGGATGAAATAACAAGGAAAAGGAAaacactgaaattaagttcagaATCAATTACTTACATGATTGTTTTAAACATGTAAGCAAACtagaaagaaaagataaataaccATGCCATCATTTATCCTGTAAGTGATCTTTATTGTAGGAGTCATAATAACATGTTATCTAAAGTGAAATGCATAATATAACAACATAAGAGCTTAAAAAAAGACAAGATTAGCTAAAATAACTTGATGACACAGTGTGAAGAAAAAATAACAGAACAAAAAGTATGGAAAGACAACAAAGTTATTAGTTCTAAATTCTATTGATGTAAACAACCATGGATTCATATTTGATTTAATCTACCATCAAACTTACTTACTCTAAAAAAAGTACTTTATTAAATGAACTCAGAATAACTTGTGAAGCAAATAAGAAGTTGGCTTATTATTACCTCAATGTCTGTGATACGTATGATGGGAAATTAATATTGCTTAATGCACATTTTGTATCAATCTTGGTCTGAATTATTTTCCATAATCTCTTCATTAGCAGCATCTATCTACAACATCACAATGCATACTATTAATGAAAGTAGTAACTACCACATATAAAACCTGCAAC from Cannabis sativa cultivar Pink pepper isolate KNU-18-1 chromosome 4, ASM2916894v1, whole genome shotgun sequence carries:
- the LOC115705601 gene encoding uncharacterized protein LOC115705601, with the translated sequence MKRMGDATDRETSFICSRCSPGRVVSIISQLSSEQKTLVNEIGFGNLLGLKKCNLKRKLIQWLVDNFNVEDGCLRVHGKVYEMNSHLFSYITGIHDGGEHLSDSKSDNCNDGRILISHLEEKLKCNNKTDMGFVHQFLLFIVSVFLMPNTTVYASRDYEAQILALKDLANVRRINWASMSFKYLVMGLSAFKRSSSKYVCGCLYFLQVFYLHHVRCSESFVDRSLCPIWWWSDCETNNMIEWIDKNGGLGSSTINMREILSAFDMDNVVRSLSHLCCRVENLEKVYLELQPNVLKEPSKVFYFVIFFSEVLVENPQFVVQRIHFLSLRPHHHVHRKIIDAYSSFLYFIHLRKLRSSNTSNGIMFLPSFYPGQLTRKSFCEMVVKWCKCGEEESWKTLIVRMELVVVPLMDVVNNHVILVVVNLNKKFVTIWDSKDDLKLHLHKQELVLELLEVLDDLFLVEVWNCFGVGWKFSNSMIIPGPSLPQQTAVSDCGVFVIKYMKILSEWRNMCAEFDPLSERLAVSLELVAGDNNLVKFTVSKDATEHHQHQLRQGDISSKRQRCRSPKKLLPLSKFSSKKKRRRYWQRFASYKKTRK